The Nocardioides campestrisoli genome includes a window with the following:
- the lnt gene encoding apolipoprotein N-acyltransferase: protein MLRRTLLAGTAGVLLALASAPVGWTILAPVSVALLVLSVRGMRARAALLPGLVFGIGHFFVLLWWMRAVGWDAWLALSAAQAVVVAPLGSALALVGRLRWWPVWSALCWVAVETIRSSWPFGGLPWGRLSYTVADTWWAASLPWLGFTGLSLLLAGTGAALAWWVSERPPLRQAAPVAAGLLALTLWGTVVPWQVEEDATMRIAVVQGDVPGSGDDLVAVHRDVTRNHVEATIDLAAQVRAGEVEAPDLVVWPENSTAVDPFRDAEVNAGIERASATIDAPILIGAMTDGEEPDAVLNQGIVWSPQTGPGDRYTKRHPVAFGEYIPWRDTLVTGNFGKLRLIGRDMLSGTRTDPLVVGPWRVADAICFDVAYDDAIHEQLGNGAQVLAVQTSNAMFIRTHQIQQQYEITRLRALETGRSVVVAATNGVSGVIAPDGSVVDQARPRTTSVLVQDVVLDDGITPAVAMGPWPGRAAVLLALIGCVLGARRGRGDALCSPGTPPRRGSLREPVESW from the coding sequence GTGTTGCGCCGTACTCTGCTCGCCGGCACGGCGGGCGTGCTCCTGGCGCTGGCCTCGGCTCCCGTCGGCTGGACGATCCTCGCCCCGGTCTCCGTGGCCCTGCTGGTGCTGTCGGTGCGCGGCATGCGCGCCCGAGCGGCGCTGCTCCCGGGTCTGGTCTTCGGCATCGGCCACTTCTTCGTCCTGCTCTGGTGGATGCGTGCGGTCGGCTGGGACGCGTGGCTGGCCCTGTCGGCCGCGCAGGCCGTGGTGGTCGCGCCGCTGGGCAGTGCGCTCGCCCTGGTCGGCCGGCTCCGTTGGTGGCCGGTCTGGTCGGCGCTGTGCTGGGTTGCGGTGGAGACGATCCGCAGCAGCTGGCCGTTCGGCGGGCTGCCGTGGGGCCGGCTCTCCTACACCGTGGCCGACACCTGGTGGGCGGCGTCCCTGCCGTGGCTGGGCTTCACGGGGCTGAGCCTGCTGCTGGCCGGCACCGGGGCCGCCCTGGCCTGGTGGGTCAGCGAACGGCCGCCGCTGCGCCAGGCGGCTCCCGTGGCCGCAGGCCTGCTCGCGCTCACCCTGTGGGGCACCGTGGTGCCGTGGCAGGTGGAGGAGGACGCCACCATGCGGATCGCGGTGGTGCAGGGGGACGTCCCGGGGTCCGGTGACGACCTCGTGGCGGTGCACCGCGACGTGACCCGCAACCACGTCGAGGCCACGATCGACCTCGCCGCCCAGGTGCGGGCGGGAGAGGTGGAGGCGCCGGACCTGGTGGTCTGGCCGGAGAACTCGACGGCGGTCGACCCGTTCCGCGACGCCGAGGTCAACGCCGGGATCGAGCGCGCCTCGGCGACGATCGACGCGCCCATCCTGATCGGTGCGATGACCGACGGCGAGGAGCCGGACGCCGTGCTCAACCAGGGCATCGTCTGGTCCCCGCAGACCGGACCGGGGGACCGCTACACCAAGCGGCACCCGGTCGCGTTCGGGGAGTACATCCCCTGGCGTGACACCCTGGTCACCGGCAACTTCGGCAAGCTTCGACTCATCGGCCGCGACATGCTCAGCGGCACCCGGACCGACCCGCTCGTGGTGGGGCCGTGGCGGGTGGCCGACGCGATCTGCTTCGACGTCGCCTACGACGACGCGATCCACGAGCAGCTCGGCAACGGCGCGCAGGTGCTGGCGGTCCAGACGAGCAACGCGATGTTCATCCGCACCCACCAGATCCAGCAGCAGTACGAGATCACCCGGCTCCGGGCGCTGGAGACCGGGCGGTCGGTGGTCGTCGCCGCGACCAACGGGGTGAGCGGCGTGATCGCGCCCGACGGGAGCGTCGTCGACCAGGCGCGGCCTCGCACGACCAGTGTCCTGGTCCAGGACGTGGTGCTCGACGACGGCATCACCCCGGCCGTCGCGATGGGTCCGTGGCCCGGCCGGGCGGCGGTGCTGCTGGCCCTGATCGGCTGTGTCCTGGGAGCGAGACGGGGACGAGGCGATGCCCTATGCTCGCCGGGCACGCCGCCGAGACGAGGGAGCCTGCGTGAGCCTG
- the kal gene encoding 3-aminobutyryl-CoA ammonia lyase, giving the protein MSAPEVGELVVHRRYVPYSHAHYAGNLVDGAYSLALFGDVATEMCIRTDGDEGLFASYAEVQFLAPVRAGDVVEVSCRLARVGTRSRTLDLELRVVARGEPTAEAPGASRLLDPPLVATRARGTVVVPGT; this is encoded by the coding sequence ATGAGCGCGCCCGAGGTGGGGGAGCTGGTGGTGCACCGGCGCTACGTGCCGTACTCCCACGCCCACTACGCCGGCAACCTCGTGGACGGGGCCTACTCGCTCGCGCTCTTCGGCGACGTCGCGACCGAGATGTGCATCCGCACCGACGGGGACGAAGGGCTGTTCGCCTCGTACGCCGAGGTGCAGTTCCTCGCCCCGGTCCGGGCAGGGGACGTGGTCGAGGTCTCGTGCCGCCTCGCGCGGGTGGGCACCCGGTCCCGCACCCTCGACCTGGAGCTGCGGGTCGTGGCGCGCGGAGAGCCGACGGCGGAGGCCCCCGGGGCGAGCCGACTGCTCGACCCGCCGCTGGTTGCCACCCGGGCCCGGGGCACCGTGGTCGTTCCCGGGACGTAG
- the kamE gene encoding lysine 5,6-aminomutase subunit beta, whose protein sequence is MIVRPYGDTTGDGMVQLSFTLPLPHSKVAEGAAEQLANKMGLDPAMVVHARPVGNDFTFFVVYGRVSHLVDTDTVEVVERDYALLTPAEVNTELRSLLRRRLVVVGACIGTDAHTVGIDAILNIKGFAGEKGLEYYREVKVVNLGAQVSIPDLVSAAQHEGADAVLVSQVVTQRDAHLLNAREMSAAFSEAFPGERRPLLVVGGPRFDEKMAADLGVDRVFSRGTTPGEVASYLVHRMRERSTEREPA, encoded by the coding sequence GTGATCGTCCGACCGTACGGCGACACCACCGGCGACGGGATGGTGCAGCTCTCCTTCACGCTGCCCCTGCCGCACTCGAAGGTCGCCGAAGGGGCTGCCGAGCAGCTCGCGAACAAGATGGGACTCGACCCGGCGATGGTGGTGCACGCCCGCCCGGTGGGGAACGACTTCACCTTCTTCGTGGTCTACGGCCGGGTGAGCCACCTGGTGGACACCGACACGGTCGAGGTCGTCGAGCGGGACTACGCCCTGCTGACCCCCGCGGAGGTCAACACGGAGCTGCGAAGCCTGCTACGCCGTCGGCTGGTCGTCGTAGGTGCCTGCATCGGCACGGACGCGCACACGGTGGGCATCGACGCGATCCTCAACATCAAGGGCTTCGCGGGGGAGAAGGGGCTGGAGTACTACCGCGAGGTCAAGGTGGTCAACCTCGGGGCCCAGGTCTCCATCCCCGACCTGGTCAGCGCCGCCCAGCACGAGGGCGCGGACGCGGTCCTGGTCTCGCAGGTGGTCACGCAGCGCGACGCCCACCTGCTCAACGCCCGGGAGATGTCGGCTGCGTTCAGCGAGGCCTTCCCCGGCGAGCGGCGTCCGCTGCTCGTGGTCGGCGGCCCCCGGTTCGACGAGAAGATGGCGGCCGACCTCGGGGTGGACCGGGTGTTCTCCCGGGGTACGACGCCCGGGGAGGTCGCCTCCTACCTGGTGCACAGGATGCGGGAGCGGAGCACGGAGAGGGAGCCGGCATGA
- the kamD gene encoding lysine 5,6-aminomutase subunit alpha — MAAQTPTSRLALPPELVTRARELAAQAGAPIVDLARRHTTVSVERATLRLAGLGGADADGIPWVNRLVDTVRADLDADGGLAHGVSLPVWDALLRGEADDLAGLAEKAGAGSVRFRLPTGDDADRAGQAARQAVGHGIRRLDERRAEREQLVTEIGDAPRKPWIYLIVATGDIHEDIPQAQAAAREGADVIAVIRSTGQSLLDYVPEGATREGFAGTYATQENFRLMRAALDETSRELGRYVRLTNYASGLCMPEIAALAGLERLDMMLNDSMYGILFRDINPIRTFVDQRFSRQVHARAGIIINTGEDNYLTTADAVEAAHTVTTSQLLNEYFAHEAGLEDWQLGLGHAFEIDPAVPDSFRLELAHALLARELFPDAPLKWMPPTRHMTGDIFGGYLLDGFFNLAGALTGQGILLVGMMTEAVVTPWLSDRDLALRNVRYVMESAGRLHEDFHPAPDGFIASRGREVLGESVRLLERIVGDGHERGLLDAIGDGTFGLMKRPADRGRGLDGVCAKSETYLNPATDILQEAP; from the coding sequence ATGGCCGCGCAGACGCCGACCTCCCGGCTGGCGCTGCCGCCCGAGCTGGTCACCCGCGCCCGCGAGCTCGCGGCCCAGGCGGGCGCACCGATCGTCGACCTGGCCCGGAGGCACACCACCGTCTCGGTGGAGCGGGCGACGTTGCGCCTGGCCGGCCTCGGCGGCGCGGACGCCGACGGCATCCCGTGGGTCAACCGGCTGGTCGACACCGTCCGGGCCGACCTCGACGCCGACGGTGGGCTGGCGCACGGTGTCAGCCTGCCGGTCTGGGACGCGCTGCTGCGTGGCGAGGCCGACGACCTGGCGGGACTGGCCGAGAAGGCCGGTGCCGGCTCGGTGCGGTTCCGGCTGCCCACCGGCGACGACGCCGACCGGGCCGGGCAGGCAGCTCGGCAGGCGGTGGGCCACGGCATCCGGCGCCTGGACGAGCGCCGCGCCGAGCGCGAGCAGCTGGTCACGGAGATCGGGGACGCGCCTCGGAAGCCCTGGATCTACCTGATCGTCGCGACCGGCGACATCCACGAGGACATCCCGCAGGCCCAGGCGGCCGCGCGGGAGGGCGCCGACGTGATCGCGGTGATCCGCAGCACCGGGCAGTCGCTGCTGGACTACGTGCCGGAGGGGGCGACCCGCGAGGGCTTCGCGGGCACCTACGCGACGCAGGAGAACTTCCGGCTGATGCGGGCCGCGCTCGACGAGACGAGTCGCGAGCTCGGGCGCTACGTGCGGCTGACCAACTACGCCTCCGGGCTGTGCATGCCGGAGATCGCCGCGCTGGCCGGGCTGGAGCGGCTCGACATGATGCTCAACGACTCGATGTACGGGATCCTCTTCCGCGACATCAACCCGATCCGCACCTTCGTCGACCAGCGCTTCAGCCGGCAGGTGCACGCCCGCGCGGGGATCATCATCAACACCGGGGAGGACAACTACCTCACCACCGCGGACGCGGTGGAGGCGGCGCACACGGTGACCACCAGCCAGCTGCTCAACGAGTACTTCGCGCACGAGGCCGGGCTCGAGGACTGGCAGCTGGGGCTCGGCCACGCCTTCGAGATCGACCCCGCCGTGCCGGACTCCTTCCGGCTCGAGCTGGCGCACGCGCTGCTGGCCCGCGAGCTCTTCCCCGACGCCCCGCTCAAGTGGATGCCGCCGACCCGGCACATGACCGGGGACATCTTCGGCGGCTACCTGCTCGACGGCTTCTTCAACCTGGCCGGCGCCCTGACCGGGCAGGGCATCCTGCTGGTCGGGATGATGACCGAGGCGGTGGTCACCCCGTGGCTCTCGGACCGCGACCTCGCGCTGCGCAACGTCCGGTACGTGATGGAGTCCGCCGGCAGGCTGCACGAGGACTTCCACCCGGCGCCGGACGGATTCATCGCCAGCCGCGGGCGTGAGGTCCTGGGCGAGTCCGTCCGTCTGCTCGAGCGGATCGTCGGCGACGGGCACGAGCGCGGGCTGCTCGACGCCATCGGCGACGGCACCTTCGGGCTGATGAAGCGGCCCGCGGACCGGGGCCGAGGCCTGGACGGGGTCTGCGCGAAGTCCGAGACCTACCTCAACCCCGCGACCGACATCCTGCAGGAGGCACCGTGA
- the kdd gene encoding L-erythro-3,5-diaminohexanoate dehydrogenase translates to MTADPFGLHRVLDELPVLPQAAAQLDTRPSLWPDEVRVRVQRLNLDAASFRQLERRHSGDGERVRAEVLEIVRTRGKMQNPETGSGGMLVGVVEEVGPLSPLGLSVGDRVATLVSLTLTPLVVEDGLAGWDGRSEQVPCDGYAILFGRSMAARLPDDLPADLALAVLDVCGAPALTSRVVTTYDAPRVLVIGAGGKSGSLSLAAARESGAGRLVGVVPHEAEAQALRRSGLADDVLVVDARDPVALRDAMGAAGGPADVTVVCVDVPGCEGGAVLATADGGTVVFFSMATSFPAAALGAEGLVADVTMLVGNGYVPGHADLALELVRRHAGVRALFESRL, encoded by the coding sequence GTGACTGCCGACCCGTTCGGCCTGCACCGGGTGCTGGACGAGCTGCCGGTGCTGCCGCAGGCGGCGGCCCAGCTGGACACCCGCCCGTCCCTGTGGCCCGACGAGGTCCGGGTCAGGGTGCAGCGGCTCAACCTGGACGCTGCCTCGTTCCGGCAGCTGGAGCGTCGACACAGTGGGGACGGCGAGCGCGTCCGGGCCGAGGTGCTGGAGATCGTCCGTACCCGCGGCAAGATGCAGAACCCCGAGACCGGCTCCGGCGGGATGCTCGTCGGCGTGGTCGAGGAGGTCGGCCCGCTCTCGCCGCTTGGCCTGAGCGTGGGGGACCGGGTGGCGACGTTGGTCTCCCTGACTCTCACCCCGCTGGTGGTCGAGGACGGCCTGGCCGGCTGGGACGGTCGGTCCGAGCAGGTGCCCTGCGACGGCTACGCGATCCTCTTCGGCCGCTCGATGGCCGCGCGACTGCCGGACGACCTCCCCGCGGACCTCGCGCTGGCGGTGCTGGACGTCTGCGGCGCGCCCGCGCTGACCAGCCGGGTGGTCACGACGTACGACGCTCCTCGGGTGCTGGTGATCGGCGCCGGCGGGAAGTCGGGCAGCCTCAGCCTGGCTGCCGCGAGGGAGTCGGGTGCCGGCCGGCTGGTCGGCGTCGTCCCGCACGAGGCGGAGGCGCAGGCGCTGCGCCGGTCCGGCCTGGCCGACGACGTGCTGGTGGTCGATGCCCGCGACCCGGTCGCCCTGCGCGACGCGATGGGGGCGGCCGGTGGGCCCGCGGACGTCACCGTGGTCTGCGTCGACGTCCCCGGCTGCGAGGGCGGGGCGGTGCTCGCCACCGCGGACGGCGGCACGGTGGTCTTCTTCTCGATGGCCACCTCGTTCCCCGCTGCGGCGCTGGGCGCCGAGGGCCTGGTCGCGGACGTCACCATGCTGGTCGGCAACGGCTACGTGCCCGGTCACGCGGACCTGGCGCTCGAGCTCGTCCGGCGGCACGCGGGCGTCCGCGCGCTGTTCGAGAGCAGGCTCTGA
- a CDS encoding KamA family radical SAM protein encodes MTLASSGLVPGPTDSSSAQPYAYERVALVEPDWTRFPGWAGVTREEWASVQWQRAHCVKNVAQLRALMGDLVDDRFYDDLERDQREQATMSMLVPPQMMNTMLPQLDPGGPGSWTEAFYADPIRHYMLPVFSDRRTDWPSHPHAARDSLHEHDMWAAEGLTHRYPTKVLAELLPTCPQYCGHCTRMDLVGNSTPVVEKLRFVAKPQDRLTAMLDYLRATPQVRDVVVSGGDVANMPWPRLEEFLSRLLEIENIRDIRLATKALIGLPQHWLQPDVVEGVARVAGRARAQGVSLAMHTHANHANSVTPLVADAARAMLDAGLRDVRNQGVLLQGVNADPHALLDLCFRLLDGAQVTPYYFYMCDMIPSSEHWRVSVAHAQHLQHQIMGYLPGFATPRIVCDVPFVGKRWVHQLADYDTERGISSWTKNYRTSLEAQESDALSRTYQYYDPIHTLPAAGQEWWAAHAQVDEVVQRAGAAAAASRRTASLQAR; translated from the coding sequence ATGACTCTCGCCAGCTCCGGCCTCGTGCCGGGCCCCACCGACTCCAGCTCCGCGCAGCCCTACGCCTACGAGCGGGTGGCGCTGGTCGAGCCGGACTGGACCCGGTTCCCCGGGTGGGCCGGGGTGACCCGCGAGGAGTGGGCCTCGGTGCAGTGGCAGCGGGCGCACTGCGTGAAGAACGTCGCGCAGCTGCGGGCCCTGATGGGCGACCTCGTGGACGACCGGTTCTACGACGACCTCGAGCGCGACCAGCGCGAGCAGGCCACCATGTCGATGCTGGTGCCGCCGCAGATGATGAACACGATGCTCCCCCAGCTCGACCCCGGCGGGCCGGGGTCGTGGACGGAGGCGTTCTACGCCGACCCGATCCGGCACTACATGCTGCCCGTCTTCTCCGACCGGCGGACCGACTGGCCCTCGCACCCGCACGCCGCACGCGACTCGCTGCACGAGCACGACATGTGGGCAGCCGAGGGGCTGACCCACCGCTACCCCACCAAGGTGCTCGCCGAGCTGCTGCCGACCTGCCCGCAGTACTGCGGGCACTGCACCCGGATGGACCTGGTCGGCAACTCCACGCCCGTGGTCGAGAAGCTGCGGTTCGTCGCGAAGCCGCAGGACCGGCTGACGGCCATGCTCGACTACCTGCGCGCCACCCCGCAGGTCCGCGACGTGGTGGTCTCCGGCGGCGACGTCGCCAACATGCCCTGGCCGCGGCTGGAGGAGTTCCTGTCCCGGCTGCTGGAGATCGAGAACATCCGCGACATCCGGCTCGCCACCAAGGCGCTGATCGGCCTGCCCCAGCACTGGCTCCAGCCCGACGTGGTCGAGGGCGTGGCGAGGGTGGCCGGACGCGCCCGGGCCCAGGGGGTCTCCCTGGCCATGCACACGCACGCCAACCACGCGAACAGCGTCACCCCCCTGGTGGCCGACGCCGCCCGGGCGATGCTCGACGCCGGGCTGCGCGACGTCCGCAACCAGGGGGTGCTGCTCCAGGGCGTCAACGCCGACCCGCACGCGCTGCTCGACCTCTGCTTCCGGCTGCTCGACGGCGCCCAGGTCACGCCGTACTACTTCTACATGTGCGACATGATCCCGTCCTCGGAGCACTGGCGGGTCTCGGTCGCCCACGCCCAGCACCTCCAGCACCAGATCATGGGCTACCTGCCGGGCTTCGCCACGCCCCGGATCGTCTGCGACGTGCCGTTCGTCGGGAAGCGGTGGGTGCACCAGCTCGCCGACTACGACACCGAGCGGGGCATCTCGTCGTGGACGAAGAACTACCGCACCTCCCTGGAGGCGCAGGAGTCCGACGCACTCTCCCGCACCTACCAGTACTACGACCCGATCCACACCCTGCCGGCCGCCGGGCAGGAGTGGTGGGCCGCACACGCGCAGGTGGACGAGGTCGTCCAGCGGGCCGGGGCTGCGGCCGCCGCGTCCCGCCGTACGGCGTCCCTCCAGGCGCGCTGA
- a CDS encoding type IV toxin-antitoxin system AbiEi family antitoxin domain-containing protein: MTTTLLDLEGLVFLRREAHDRGYTDQQIARLVRSGEWWRVRRGAYVAGDVWGSLGDADRARLRSRAVLKAAHPSTVLTHVSAALEWGAPVWGYSLDEVHTSRPETASGRREAGIVHHRGLLPPDHVTQVNGVRLTTPLRCALELSALGSVEQALVSVNALMHARLVEPGAFSALARELRHWPGTLGVNLVSRLADPRLESAGESRTAYFIWAHHLPRPVPQYEVHDGAGRVLARLDFAWPEHGVFLEFDGMSKYREHRRPGESVEDYLLREKRREELVSQMTGWTGLRLRWADLDRPHELASRIRRVLAQREG; encoded by the coding sequence ATGACCACCACGCTCCTCGACCTCGAGGGCCTCGTCTTCCTGCGCCGTGAGGCTCATGACCGGGGCTACACCGACCAGCAGATCGCGCGGCTCGTGAGGTCGGGCGAGTGGTGGCGGGTACGTCGGGGCGCGTACGTCGCCGGCGACGTGTGGGGCTCGCTCGGCGACGCCGACCGCGCGCGTCTGCGGTCCCGAGCGGTGCTGAAGGCAGCCCATCCGAGCACCGTGCTCACCCACGTGTCTGCCGCCCTCGAGTGGGGCGCGCCCGTGTGGGGCTACTCCCTCGACGAGGTGCACACCAGCCGGCCGGAGACCGCCTCGGGGCGCCGAGAGGCGGGGATCGTCCATCACCGCGGCCTCCTGCCACCCGACCACGTGACGCAGGTCAACGGGGTCCGGCTGACCACTCCTCTGCGCTGTGCCCTGGAGCTCTCGGCGCTCGGCTCCGTGGAGCAGGCCCTCGTCTCGGTCAACGCCCTCATGCACGCCCGACTCGTCGAGCCCGGAGCGTTCTCAGCGCTGGCCCGCGAGCTGCGTCACTGGCCTGGGACGCTGGGCGTCAACCTCGTCAGTCGGCTCGCGGACCCGCGGCTGGAGTCCGCCGGTGAGAGCCGGACTGCGTACTTCATCTGGGCACACCACCTACCGCGACCGGTCCCGCAGTACGAGGTCCACGACGGAGCGGGACGCGTGCTGGCTCGCCTGGACTTCGCCTGGCCCGAGCACGGCGTGTTCCTGGAGTTCGACGGGATGTCGAAGTACCGCGAGCACCGCCGTCCGGGTGAGTCGGTGGAGGACTACCTGCTGCGCGAGAAGCGCCGAGAGGAGCTGGTGAGCCAGATGACCGGGTGGACCGGTCTGCGGTTGCGCTGGGCCGACCTCGACCGGCCGCACGAGTTGGCGTCCCGGATCCGACGGGTCCTCGCGCAGCGCGAAGGGTGA
- a CDS encoding Lrp/AsnC family transcriptional regulator has translation MSTPQVEPTDRKILSLLATDGRMSFTDLGKATGLSTSAVHQRVKRLESRGLIRGYGATIDHPQLGRPLTAFVSITPLDPSQPDDYPDRLAPLEAVESCWSVAGEESYILKVRVGTPADLEELLGQVRAAANVRTRTTIVLSTPYENRPLAGD, from the coding sequence GTGAGCACTCCACAGGTCGAGCCCACCGACCGCAAGATCCTCAGCCTGCTGGCCACCGACGGGCGGATGTCGTTCACCGACCTGGGGAAGGCCACCGGGCTGTCCACCTCCGCGGTGCACCAGCGGGTCAAGCGGCTCGAGTCCCGCGGCCTGATCCGGGGCTACGGCGCCACCATCGACCACCCCCAGCTGGGCCGGCCACTCACGGCGTTCGTCTCCATCACCCCGCTCGATCCCTCCCAGCCCGACGACTACCCCGACCGGCTGGCCCCGCTCGAGGCGGTGGAGTCCTGCTGGTCGGTGGCGGGGGAGGAGTCCTACATCCTCAAGGTCCGGGTCGGCACCCCCGCCGACCTCGAGGAGCTGCTCGGCCAGGTGCGGGCGGCCGCCAACGTCAGGACCCGCACCACCATCGTGCTCTCCACCCCGTACGAGAACCGCCCGCTCGCGGGGGACTAG
- the urtA gene encoding urea ABC transporter substrate-binding protein, producing the protein MNSRTSRTILGALSAVALTGVLAGCGAKAGETADAAESCVKTDGDSIKIGFLNSLSGTMAISETTVFKSLSMAADEINADGGVLGKKLEIVSEDGQSEPTVFAEKATKLIDQDCVAAVFGGWTSSSRKAMLPVFEGKDSLLFYPVQYEGLEASDNIFYTGATTNQQIIPALDYLKDEKGIKSIFLVGSDYVFPRTANAIIKAYAEEHGIEVLGEEYQPLGSTSFGTVVDKVKSAGADAVFNTLNGDSNVAFFKEYKGKGLTAEAMPVVSVSIAEEEVPGVGVENLVGQYTAWNYYQTIDSPVNAAFVEAFKEANGDKAVTSDPMEAAYTSLHLWKGMVEEADSFAVDEVVEAAGGVSFDAPEGTVTVNGENHHIAKTALIGQIRKDGLIETVWSSDGPIEPDPFLEGYDWWDGQ; encoded by the coding sequence GTGAACTCCAGAACATCCCGCACCATCCTGGGCGCGCTCAGCGCCGTGGCCCTGACCGGAGTCCTGGCCGGCTGTGGCGCCAAGGCCGGCGAGACCGCGGACGCCGCCGAGTCGTGCGTCAAGACCGACGGCGACAGCATCAAGATCGGCTTCCTCAACTCGCTCTCCGGCACCATGGCGATCAGCGAGACCACGGTGTTCAAGTCCCTGTCGATGGCCGCCGACGAGATCAACGCCGACGGCGGCGTGCTGGGCAAGAAGTTGGAGATCGTCAGCGAGGACGGCCAGTCCGAGCCCACCGTCTTCGCCGAGAAGGCGACCAAGCTGATCGACCAGGACTGCGTCGCCGCGGTCTTCGGCGGCTGGACGTCGAGCTCGCGCAAGGCGATGCTCCCGGTCTTCGAGGGCAAGGACTCGCTGCTGTTCTACCCCGTGCAGTACGAGGGCCTGGAGGCCTCCGACAACATCTTCTACACCGGCGCCACCACCAACCAGCAGATCATCCCGGCGCTGGACTACCTCAAGGACGAGAAGGGCATCAAGTCCATCTTCCTGGTGGGCTCCGACTACGTCTTCCCGCGCACCGCCAACGCAATCATCAAGGCGTACGCCGAGGAGCACGGCATCGAGGTGCTCGGCGAGGAGTACCAGCCGCTGGGCTCCACCAGCTTCGGCACCGTGGTGGACAAGGTGAAGTCGGCCGGCGCCGACGCCGTCTTCAACACCCTCAACGGCGACTCCAACGTGGCCTTCTTCAAGGAGTACAAGGGCAAGGGCCTGACCGCCGAGGCGATGCCCGTGGTCTCGGTCTCCATCGCCGAGGAGGAGGTGCCCGGGGTCGGGGTGGAGAACCTGGTCGGCCAGTACACCGCCTGGAACTACTACCAGACCATCGACAGCCCGGTGAACGCTGCGTTCGTGGAGGCGTTCAAGGAGGCCAACGGCGACAAGGCCGTCACCTCCGACCCGATGGAGGCGGCGTACACCTCGCTCCACCTGTGGAAGGGCATGGTCGAGGAGGCCGACTCCTTCGCGGTCGACGAGGTGGTCGAGGCGGCCGGCGGCGTGAGCTTCGACGCCCCCGAGGGCACGGTCACGGTCAACGGCGAGAACCACCACATCGCCAAGACCGCGCTGATCGGCCAGATCCGCAAGGACGGCCTGATCGAGACGGTCTGGAGCTCCGACGGCCCGATCGAGCCCGACCCGTTCCTGGAGGGCTACGACTGGTGGGACGGCCAGTGA
- the urtB gene encoding urea ABC transporter permease subunit UrtB — protein sequence MDVFLSQVFTGLSAGAVLLLIAVGLTLTFGQMGVINMAHGEFLMAGAYTAYVINLVVGNADLGLLVALPVGFLVGGLLGVLLEATVIRWMYHRPLDTLLVTYGVGLVLQQVARDIFGAPAKEVPSPGWLDGSVPVLGYDFPLARLFLLLLAVCCLLAVIAVLKYTALGRQVRATVSNRDLAETLGISTRRSDRITFFLGSGLAGIAGVALTLLGSTGPTIGSSYIVEAFLVVVVGGIGQIKGTVIAAFSIGVIQSFLEYATSGSIAKVVVFLAIVVFLQVRPQGIFAVRTRSLA from the coding sequence ATGGACGTGTTCCTGTCCCAGGTCTTCACCGGTCTGTCCGCCGGCGCGGTCCTGCTCCTGATCGCCGTCGGCCTGACGCTCACGTTCGGCCAGATGGGCGTCATCAACATGGCGCACGGCGAGTTCCTGATGGCCGGCGCCTACACCGCCTACGTGATCAACCTGGTGGTCGGCAACGCCGACCTCGGGCTGCTGGTCGCCCTGCCGGTCGGCTTCCTGGTCGGAGGTCTGCTCGGCGTGCTGCTGGAGGCGACCGTGATCCGGTGGATGTACCACCGGCCGCTCGACACCCTCCTGGTCACCTACGGCGTCGGCCTGGTGCTCCAGCAGGTCGCCCGCGACATCTTCGGTGCCCCCGCCAAGGAGGTGCCCTCGCCGGGCTGGCTCGACGGCTCCGTGCCCGTCCTCGGCTACGACTTCCCGCTGGCCCGGCTCTTCCTGCTGCTGCTCGCCGTCTGCTGCCTGCTCGCGGTGATCGCGGTGCTGAAGTACACCGCGCTGGGCCGCCAGGTCCGGGCCACGGTGAGCAACCGCGACCTGGCCGAGACCCTCGGCATCTCCACGCGGCGCTCGGACCGCATCACCTTCTTCCTCGGGTCCGGCCTGGCCGGCATCGCCGGCGTGGCCCTGACCCTGCTCGGATCGACCGGCCCCACCATCGGTTCCTCCTACATCGTGGAGGCATTCCTGGTCGTGGTGGTCGGCGGCATCGGCCAGATCAAGGGCACCGTGATCGCGGCGTTCTCGATCGGCGTGATCCAGTCCTTCCTGGAGTACGCGACGTCCGGGAGCATCGCCAAGGTCGTCGTCTTCCTCGCGATCGTCGTCTTCCTCCAGGTCCGTCCCCAAGGCATCTTCGCGGTGCGGACGAGGAGCCTGGCATGA